The nucleotide window GTATTTACCAAGATCTACAATGAACTTCAGGAGCATGATCAGCTCAAAGGAATGCATATTTTCAGGATTTACAATGACGTCCGTTTTTCCAAAAACAAAACACCTTATAAAACGAATTTTGGCGTTGGATATTCCCGTTCAAAACCTATGCTGAGAGGCGGATATTATATACAGCTGGAACCGGGCAACAGTTTTGTAGGAGGCGGATTTTGGGGCCCTGAAGCCAAAGATTTGCTTCGCATCCGTAAAGAATTTGAAATCAGCAGTAAAGAAATTGAAAAAATTATCTCTGATAAAACTTTTATCAAATATTTTGGAGAGCTTAAAGGTGACGCTGTAAAAACAGCACCGCGCGGTTTTGATAAAAACCATCCGGCTATTGACCTAATCAGAAAAAAACAATTTCTGGTGATGCGGAAATTTACAGATAAAGAAGTTTTATCAGATAACTTTCAGAAGGAAGCTATTCTGACGTTGCTTGCCATGCGGCCTTTTTTTGATTATATGAGTGAGGTACTAACGACGGATTTGAATGGGGAACCATTGTTTTAAAATCATTTTAATAGACTGTAATATCATCATTCATTAATACTATTTTTAGAGAGCCCTATATATTTTTTCAGCTATTCAGATTTTATAATAGTACTAATGAATAAATTAATGATATCCGTTCAGCTCAACTACTACTTAAATATATATTCCCCTAATATGAAAAAGTTAATCGCAATTACTAGTCTGGTATTGGTACTGACTCTTTACAACTACCCTGTTTATGATGACAAAAAAATTACATTTGCCATTATTTTTATTTGTCTTGTGGTTCTTGCATTCTCAATATCCAAGCTCTATAGTCCTGAAGAAAAAGATTATGCTTCATTTGAAAAGGAAATGGATAAACAGCACGAATATGACGGGATTTTTCAATACAAAACTGACGGATTTTACATTCAACAGAATAACAGTATGGAATTCATCAAATGGGATAAAATTATGGCAGTATATTCATTCAGTATTCCTTCCCAATTTAATGACAGGCAATCCGGACTGGAAATTATTACAGATGAAAAAAGTTATGAGTTTGATTATAAAGTAACGCCTGGAATCATGAAATTAGAAGATCAGCTTTCGACGAATTTCCAAGTTGGGAACTGGATTCGCCAACGGTGAGGATCAACAATTTCGGGCTTTTTAAAACAAAATTATATGAAAGAAGCCTGTCATAAAAATATCTGATTATGCCAGTCACCATTGAAATAAAAAAAGTTAGTGTTAAAATGAAAAAAACTGATCAGGCAAAGCACCGCATCTGCATCTCAAAAATTAAAAGAAGTACGATTAAGCCTTATGATGATTTTCAATGGACACAATTCCATGAAAATAACCATTCTTTTTCAAACGCACACCCAAACATTCCTATCCAATTAAATGAAGAAGAGTTACTGATCTGTTCTACCATTATAGACTTGGATAATTACAGCATTCTGACAACTCAAAAATTGGTTACATCCGAAAACGGAGTTTTAGAATCCGGACTCATTATGAATGCAGAAAATGGATTTTATGGAAACTTTAAAGGATACGGAAATGAGAAAGTCACTTTTGGAAAAATCATTCTGGAAAATGGAAAAATCTTAAAATATTTTATTGAAACTGGAAAAGCATCAATGATTATGGTGTATGGTGTTAAGACTTTAATTCAAATTAAATAAAAATTTTCATCTCTATTTTCTTCAATAACATGTAACGACATCACACTTAAAAGTGTCTTATTATAAAAAGCTAAATGAAATCGATTGTAACCTGCCTCGTTTTATTATTGTCTAATGTTTCTCTTTTCTCACAGAAATCCAAAAAACTGGAACAATTATTTGCCACTTATGACCAAGCCGGTCTGTTCAGTGGTTCTGTTCTGATTGCTGAAAAAGGAAAAATTATTTTTGAAAAAAGCTATGGCTACAGAAACGCTCCAAAAAAAGAGAAAAATACAAATAACAGCATTTATCGGGTTTACTCTACTACTAAAATGTTTACTGCAGCCGTTATTTTTCAGTTGGCAGAACAAGGAAAATTATCTCTGAATGACAAACTCTCCAAATATTATCCTGACTTTCCGAAAGGCGACAGCATTACCATTGCCAATCTGCTTTCCCACACGTCTGGTATTCCCAATGAAACAGGCTCTGAAAATACAGTTGATGAAGAAACATTTATAAAATATATCTCTGCTAAACCTTTCAATTTCTCTCCAGGTAAAAAATGGGATTATTCCAATTCCGGATACTATATCCTCGGTTATATTATAAAAAAAGTGACAGGTCTGAATTATGATAAAGCTATAGAAAATAATATCCTGAAGCCCCTGAAAATGGATCACAGTGGCTTCAATTTCAATAAGCTTACGGATGAAAACAAAGCATTTGGGTATGAATTTTTATCTGATAACAGATCAAACGAAGCATTACGCTTTAAAACCGATCATCCTTTTGGAGCCGGAGCTATGTACTCAACGGTGGAAGATCTTTTTAAATTCAATGAAGCTCTCAAGAATTATACTATTCTGAAAAAAGAAACAACAGATAAAGCTTTTACACCTTATCTTAACGATCATTATGGTTTAGGTTTTCAGATTTCGGATGTTTCCGGAAAAAAAACGGTGGGTCATGATGGTGGCGGTCCCGGATACAGAACCAGATACTACAGGGTTTTAGAAGATGATATCTGTCTCATTGTAATATCCAATTCAGAATTATCACACACTGATTTTATCATTCCTAAGATCGAAAAAATATTATATGATCAACCCTACAGTGTTCCTACCCCAGCAAAGATAAGTCTTAAGGATTTAAAAAAGCTGGAAGGAATATATTCTGACGGAAACTCAAACTTTTATATATCATTTGTTGATGGTCAGCTCATTTTCAGAGAAGACGGCTATTCAAGATGCTCATTGTTACCTGTGAGCAATACTTCATTTCAACTTGATGAAAAGTTCTCCTTCACATTGAAGCCAGATCAAAACGGAAAACCGGACACTGCTGTCATTCATTTCTGGGATGGAACTGTGAAAGAAGTTAAAAAAAATTCCAATATCCCTTCCTGGGGCATCATTGGCAATGCTACTCCTAACGGTTGGGACGGAAAAGATATCCCATTGCAGACAGATCCCCAAAATCCGGATATTCATTTTCTGAAAAATTATAAGCTGGCCAAAGGCAATTTTAAATTCAGATTTAATAATGACTGGGCATACAATTTCGGGCTTAATAACGATGGCAAATCTATTGCTCTTGATGCCTATGACTTTCCTATCAGTGAAGATGGAGCCTATGATATTGTTCTTGACATGACCGACATTGTACAGCCAAAATACACTATCAGGAAATCAAATCTATAAAATCGTTATTTTCAAGTAAAAAACACACATTTTCAAACCGTTCTGAAAACAGAATGGTTTTTATTTTGAAAATCTATTAACATTTTTATTACTTTTATCTCACACAAAATCAAACCACAAAATATATTTATGCCTCATTTTATTATAGAATGTTCGCAGGATATTCTTCAGCAGAGAACACCTGATGAATTATTGGATACCGTTTATGAAACAGCGGATGCAACAGGCTTGTTTGCTCTCAATGATATTAAAGTGAGGCTTCAGCCCTATCAGTATTACAGATTAGGTGCAGGCAAGAAAAATTTCCTGCATGTCTTCGGATATATTATGGAAGGACGTACTACAGAACAAAAAGCTGACCTTTCCAGACAAATAACCAGCCTACTTTCTGAATTGCTGCCTGATATTTCTTTTCTTTCCGTCAGCATCAGCGATTTTGAAGCTGCAACATACAGCAACAAAGCCCTCATCAATCCTGAAAATACAGGCAAAGACCGGCATTTCGGATTATAGCATCATTTCTCAAATCCAATAAATATAATATTATGAGCCTAAAAGCATTAGTCAGCAAAAGTGTACAGTACAACAACTGGGTAGTCAACAAATATATTGACTGGTTATCCACAAAGTCCGATGAACAGCTGAATCAGGAAACCATTTCAAGCTTTCCTACAATCTTAAAAACCCTGCATCATATCTGGCAAACCCAGGAATACTGGTGGGGCCACATTTCCGAAAATAATGATTTTGATTTTACCAAAACAACAGAAGTTACCAGCAAAGAAGATATTTTCAATGCTATAAAAAACAATTCACAAAAACTGGTAGATTATGTGGAAAGCTTGTCTGAAGATGATCTTTCTAAAAATGTAAAGATAGAATCCCAATGGTTTCAATGTGACTTTTCCAAGTACGAATATATCCAGCATGCTATTCTTCACGGCACCTATCACAGAGGACAGATTGTAACGATGGGAAGAAATATCGGAATAACAGATGCTCCTATGACAGATTTTAACTTCTGGAATATTTATAAAGATTAAATAGAGAGATCCCTTAGCCAGCACATTATAAAAACGATACCACCTATATGATTTCAGCGACTTATTCTCTTCTTTGGAGAAAAACTTTTATTCTATTTTTTTCTCTTTGCTATCTTTCAGTTTTTTCCCAGCTTGAAAAAATTCCAGCTATTCAGGATACCGCCTTTCTGATCGAATCAGAAATTCTTAATCAACCAAGAAGCATAT belongs to Chryseobacterium gleum and includes:
- a CDS encoding DUF2461 domain-containing protein; the protein is MKKAFEFLTQLKENNNREWFAKHKSEYDAIVKENKIVFTKIYNELQEHDQLKGMHIFRIYNDVRFSKNKTPYKTNFGVGYSRSKPMLRGGYYIQLEPGNSFVGGGFWGPEAKDLLRIRKEFEISSKEIEKIISDKTFIKYFGELKGDAVKTAPRGFDKNHPAIDLIRKKQFLVMRKFTDKEVLSDNFQKEAILTLLAMRPFFDYMSEVLTTDLNGEPLF
- a CDS encoding serine hydrolase; the protein is MKSIVTCLVLLLSNVSLFSQKSKKLEQLFATYDQAGLFSGSVLIAEKGKIIFEKSYGYRNAPKKEKNTNNSIYRVYSTTKMFTAAVIFQLAEQGKLSLNDKLSKYYPDFPKGDSITIANLLSHTSGIPNETGSENTVDEETFIKYISAKPFNFSPGKKWDYSNSGYYILGYIIKKVTGLNYDKAIENNILKPLKMDHSGFNFNKLTDENKAFGYEFLSDNRSNEALRFKTDHPFGAGAMYSTVEDLFKFNEALKNYTILKKETTDKAFTPYLNDHYGLGFQISDVSGKKTVGHDGGGPGYRTRYYRVLEDDICLIVISNSELSHTDFIIPKIEKILYDQPYSVPTPAKISLKDLKKLEGIYSDGNSNFYISFVDGQLIFREDGYSRCSLLPVSNTSFQLDEKFSFTLKPDQNGKPDTAVIHFWDGTVKEVKKNSNIPSWGIIGNATPNGWDGKDIPLQTDPQNPDIHFLKNYKLAKGNFKFRFNNDWAYNFGLNNDGKSIALDAYDFPISEDGAYDIVLDMTDIVQPKYTIRKSNL
- a CDS encoding 5-carboxymethyl-2-hydroxymuconate Delta-isomerase, whose amino-acid sequence is MPHFIIECSQDILQQRTPDELLDTVYETADATGLFALNDIKVRLQPYQYYRLGAGKKNFLHVFGYIMEGRTTEQKADLSRQITSLLSELLPDISFLSVSISDFEAATYSNKALINPENTGKDRHFGL
- a CDS encoding DinB family protein gives rise to the protein MSLKALVSKSVQYNNWVVNKYIDWLSTKSDEQLNQETISSFPTILKTLHHIWQTQEYWWGHISENNDFDFTKTTEVTSKEDIFNAIKNNSQKLVDYVESLSEDDLSKNVKIESQWFQCDFSKYEYIQHAILHGTYHRGQIVTMGRNIGITDAPMTDFNFWNIYKD